DNA sequence from the Leptospira limi genome:
AAAGTCCAATGGTCTGGATGTCGGTGAGGATGGTATTGGCTAAATTTTCCGATTGGAATTGGAAGTTTTTTAGGAGTAAATCTGACTGGTTTTCGAAGATCATCACCGTAAAAAAGATGATATTAAGGAAGGCTAAGAGAGAATAAAAGAGTCCAATCTTAAAGCGTAAGGAATTAGTCGTTTTGATTTTGCTTTTGTTCACGGCAATTACTAGTATTGTCGATAATTAAGTGATAGAAATCTATCACAAAATTGAGAATTTCCATTGGTTTTAATGATCCACATAGCAAAGATTCGTAAGATTAAACTGGCCCTTTTTTTTCTTGGATCAGTACTTTTCGGAATGGATCTGTTTGCTGACAAAATCCGATTAAAATCGGGGGAAGTACTGAATGGAAAAGTCCAAAACGTAACCCCGACCCATGTGGAATGGATTGACCAAGGAAAACGTTATAAGTTCTCCAACGAAGATGTGTTAGGAATTGATGTTGGTTATGATGGCCTCCCTGCTTGTGCTGATTACAAAACATTTGGGGTGGAAGATTGTGATCTAATTCTCACCAGGCTTACAAAAACAAATGCTAGTTTTTCCAAAAAAAGTAGTCCCTTAGAATTGGAAATAATTCCCATTCGGAAAATCACAACACTCAAAATCCAAAGAGAATCTGGTCTTCCAGTCGATCGTTACATCCAATTCGGTGCTAAAGGAAAATGGGTATTTGGCAACAAAGAAATCTTCGGTACTTACAAATCCATCGACCGAGGGAGGATGAATTTTGAAACAGAAGAAAAAAAAATAGAATCAGCCGATGCACTCGATTTTGAATCCTTTGAATACCAAAACAAATCGGTCATTGCCAAAGTGATTAAAGAGGAAACTCCAAAGGTAATTCCTGGATATGCATCCATTTCTGAAAAAAAATATAGTAAAGCTGCTATTTTATTTGGAACCGCTTTTCTTTCCGGTATTGGAATGGCGTATGAGTACAATATGTCCGTGAAAGCAATCAACCAAGACATTGAATACATACCTACTGGAGACGGACGTGTATTCTTATTTGCGAATACTATTGGTAATGATCGTTATGATTTCCACAGGCAAAGGTTTACTATTTACGGAGTGGTCTTCGCATCCATATTGACATATAGTTT
Encoded proteins:
- a CDS encoding LB_137 family protein codes for the protein MIHIAKIRKIKLALFFLGSVLFGMDLFADKIRLKSGEVLNGKVQNVTPTHVEWIDQGKRYKFSNEDVLGIDVGYDGLPACADYKTFGVEDCDLILTRLTKTNASFSKKSSPLELEIIPIRKITTLKIQRESGLPVDRYIQFGAKGKWVFGNKEIFGTYKSIDRGRMNFETEEKKIESADALDFESFEYQNKSVIAKVIKEETPKVIPGYASISEKKYSKAAILFGTAFLSGIGMAYEYNMSVKAINQDIEYIPTGDGRVFLFANTIGNDRYDFHRQRFTIYGVVFASILTYSFIDSFYLGQRESNKESSQAVYLKPMFDYKPSSIYNQMNVYSQKPNEFLQYGFSFESKF